AAACCGCTCTCTCGCGTTCGTGCGACGGCGAAGCTCACGGCTCAGTTCGATGCGCTGCTGGAACAGGTCGTCTCCAATCCCATTCAGAACTCGATCCTGCTTTCGCTCCATGGGCTTGGGCTGGTAGCCGACGCCTTGCAGGCGCTCGCGCCTTCGGCCGGCGAAGCAGTCGCCGGGCCGCAAGGCGCCGAGCAAGGACTCGAAGATCCCATCACTCGACAAGCGATGGAAATTATCTGGACGCACAGTCATCGCCCGATCTCGGTAAACGACATTGCGAAGCAGTTGCCCATTACCCGCCGCACGCTCGACCGCCGCTTTACTGCGGCGACGGGCCGCAGCGTGCTCGACGAAATCAACGCCTGTCGGGTGAGTCGCGCGAAACGGCTGCTCGTCGAAACGACGCTGCCGATCAAAACCGTTTCGTACTTGGCTGGTTTCTCCAGCGTCGAACGGATGCGAGTGTTGTTCGTCGAGCAGGAGGGAGCGTCCCCCTCCGTCTACCGGCAAGAGCGGACGCAACACTCGCCCGCGGAAGCGGCGAACTCTTAGCTGGACTGAGATTGTCCAGGCGCCGCTGGCGACCCTGCGCGGCAACGTCGCCTTCAGCCGAACTACAGGCCGTAAGCGACTGTTGGGGCCTCCGTTTGCGTCGGGCGCTTAAAGTCTCAGCCGTCGCTAGCAGTTGTCGTGAGCATCTGTTCGCGGTTCGCTGGTTTATTGTTGATATTGGCGTGATTAATAAATTATTATTCAGCCCTTGTTATGAGACACCGCGGGGCGCGACGAGCTTTAGATGTTTGCGGCTGGAGCTTAAAAAAGTACAATGCTCGCGCTTTTGTGGTAAATCTAATCTGTACTCGTTCTGAGGCGCGAAGCTATGTCCGCATTCGGATCTCTCTGGAGTGGCTTAAGGGGAAAGTCTCGGCGTCGTCGTTTGCCCGATTGGCGCGTCGGGCGACGTTCCATGGTGGAGAGTCTAGAGCTGCGCAGAATGCTGGCGGTTTATTTCGAGCGCATGGACAACGACGATCAATTTGTGTCGTACCACGCCGTGGCAAACACTCATTACGCTTCCGGGCCTCGCATCAGTTACGACGGCGTAGACGGATATGACGGCGACCCGGTGCTTCAAGCTGGCGGCGGGTTTGCTCAGGTTAGCGACATTGCGGGGCAAGTAATTCAAGAACGCAGCGGATTGGCGAGTAATTTGACGGGATTTGGCGCATTCGTTTTCGTTCCCACTGTCGTTGCGGCGTACCAAGTTGCCGCAGTCGTCGACGGAAACGCGAACTTCTGGGCGTTTACCGGCAGTGGAGTCGATCCGCAGTTGGCGATCGGCGGAGGTCTATTTCAGTTGGTAAACGACGACTTTCTCCTGGAGCCGGGGGCAACTTTCACGTTTCACGGCACGATGCTGCTTGCTGCGTATGGCAGTGATAGCGTGGGCGGTTCTGGCGGCGGCCAACTGAGCATGGAGGTGAGGGCAAGCGCCGGCGGGCAGTACGTGACGGCGACCATTTTTGATGGAATTTCAACGAGCGATCCTGCTGACGAAACATGGCAGGCTAATTCAAACATTCCAGGAGAGTCCGGGGATTTGGGTAGCCACACTCTAGAGAAGTACGTGGACTTTGAAATCACAGGGCTCACTCACGGGAGCAATGTCGATCTCGAAGTGCGAATCCACGACGAGAATGATTTCGGCGCCGGCGGATTGTTTAGCGGTACGGCAATAAGCAACTGGGACATCGTGTCCGCCATCTGGGGCTATGCCACCAAAGACGGATCGGGCGGAGGTCCTCCCGGCGGGCCTGGGGGCGGAGACGTTAACGGCGACGGAGAAGTTAATATCGACGACTACGAGTTGTGGGAGCAGGGATGGCGCGGCGAAGGGATTATCGGCAGGCCGACCTACGTGCAGGGCGATCTCAATCGTGACGGCGTCGTCGACGAAGCCGACCTGGCCGAAATCGCTAATGCAATGGTCAGCTCCGGCACGCAAAACGTCTACATCGTTTCTTCAAGCGGCGATGGCGTAGACGCGAATCGCACCTTCGGCAACCTGACGTTGCGCGAGGCGCTTGCCATGTCGAGCGCTTCAGCCGGGAGCAATGACCTCATCCTGTTCGCTCCGTCGGTATCGAGCATCGGTTTGTCTGGCAGCGAGTTGTCTGTCGCGGCCGACGTCGAAATCAGGGGGCCGGGGGCGAGTCAGCTGACCATCGACGCCGGGGGCGCTAGTCGAGTTTTTAAGGTCAATGCGGGCGTCGGCGCCACGATTAGCGGGCTCACCGTCACCGATGGCGGCAGCGTCTCTACCGGCGGCGGCATCCTCAATAACGGCAGCTTGACCCTCGACAGCGTCGTCGTTAGCGGCAATACCACCACCGCGGGGGGGTATGGCGGCGGGATTCTCACCCAGAACGGATTGACGGGAAACGCCTCGCTCTGGCTCACTAATAGCACCGTCGATGGCAATCATGCTGCGGTTGGCAGCGGCCTCTACCTTAGCGTCGGCGGCGGCGACGTTGAGATCGCTGGTAGCACCATTTCCAACAACGTCGGCTTGGGCCTTGGCGCCTCGACCTACTCGGCGGGCGGCGGCCTCGCCGCCGACAGCACGAACACCGGCTCGATCGAAATTAAGAACAGCACGTTTTCGGGCAATCAGGCCCTCTACAGCGGCGCCATCCGCCTGCAGAATAGCCTAGCTCCGTTCACCATGGTGAATTCGACAGTCGCCTACAATATCGGCGACGAAAGCGGCGGTCTCCAGCGCCTCAACAACACGTCGGACCCGGTTCTGCACAACACGATCATCTCCGAAAATAAGGAGTACACGACTAGCGCCAAGAAAGATATTTACGGCTCCGTCGACGCGACGAACAGCACTTTCAATCTCATCGGCAGCGGGGGAGCCGGCGGGCTCGTCAACAACACGAACAATAACATCGTGTTGACCAGCCTGCAGAATGCAGGTCTTGCGCCGCTCGGGGACTACGGCGGCAAAACGAAGACGCACGCGCTGCTGACCGCAAGCCTTGCTGTAGACAAGGGCAGCAACGACGTCGCCCTCGCCTACGATCAGCGCGGGCTTCCTCGCGAGTTCAATCTGCCGCTGAACGCGAATGGAAGCGACGGGTACCGCGACATCGGGGCCTTCGAGGCGAATAACAGCCTCGTGCTCACGGTCCGCGTCGATTACGACCGGTCGAATGCGATTTCCTACGTTGAGGATTTGAGCATCCGCGAGGCATTGTATCTTTCGCGACAGCTTGCGGGCGTCGAGCGCATCGAGTTCGCGCCCGAGCTCTTTGATAGCGGTCCGCTGACGATCACGCTGGGGGCAACCTTAGGCAGCTCACACGACTTTGCTCTCGTGGGCCCGGGCCCCGACAAGCTTATCTTTGACGGCGACGGGAATCAGGTGTTCATTGTCGGCGGGGCCGTCACCCTGGAAGGATTTACGGTGACTGGCGGGGAGGCTGATTTCGGCGGAGGAATTTTGAGTGGCGGCTCCGTCACGCTTCGCGACCTCGTCGTCGAGGCCAACGAATCCACCGATCTCGGCGGCGGCATCTACAATGTTGGATCGCTGACGCTGGATGGAGTTCGCGTCGTCGGTAATATCGCCGTCAATGGCGGCGGGGGCGTTTACAGCACCGGAAACCTCACCGTGTTAAACAGCGAGGTTTCCGATAACTCGCTCACGCAATGGTTCGGCAACGGCGGCGGGATTTACCATTCGCGAGATCTCGGCGGCAGTATCGCAATTCTCAATAGCACTATCTCGGGGAACACCGCCGTTAGCGGCGGCGGCGGATACGGCGGCGGCGTCTACATTGGGCTCACGGACGGTGATTACGACGCCACGGACGCCGTCATCATCAATTCGACGATTTCGGCGAATGGAGCCGATTTTGGTAGTGGTTTGTACACCGACCAACTCATGGGCGTTGCACGCCCCGTGTTGGTGCACAACACGATCATCGTCGACAACGCCTGGGACGTTGACATTGAAGGCCTGGCGTTGGATGCAAGCAGTTCGCACAACCTCGTGCGGGCCGGCTACGACGGCGGCCTGTCTGGCTTGGGGAACATTATCTTGTCGAGCCTCGACTCTTCAGGCGTGAAGGATCTCGATTACTACCGTACGAACAAGATTCGCACTCATGCGTTGACGGTCGACAGCCCGGCGGTCGACGCCGCGGACGATGCGATCGCCTTGTTGTGGGGCTTGACGGAGGACCAGCGAGGATTTGATCGCAGCGTCGATTACTGGACTGGCGATGATCTGACCGATATTGGGGCCCTGGAACTGCTCTTCATCGAAGAATATTGGAGCTAGTGTTCGTCTTTTGTCATTCGCGCAAGGCATTTGTGCTTGCTTCTTGGCGGAACTCCTTGAGCAGGGCGGCGCCCTAGCGCGCCGCCCTGCGATAATTCTGGAGGATGCTGCGACAGACGCTCCCCGCCTGTTCGTCTCGTCTCTTGAATTGCCGTTACCTTCGGCGGTCTGCAGGCCCGTCCGTTTTGCCAAGCCGCCCAGGCATTCTCAGCAGCAACGCCCCTCGCAGCGCCTTCTTGCCGTGGCCGAGCCTGTGCTGCCAGACCCCTCGCGAATTCAGCAGCCCGCTTGCGCAAGTTCTAGGATGGAGAAATACGGAGTTCCCCGGCAGCGGAGGCCGGAATGGAAGGCTCCCCTCCGCCGAGGGGCAGAAATATCAGGGATTTTGCCTACGCGGCCGGTCTTAAAACAAGGGATGAAACCGCTCGCTAATGTGGCCCTTTCTGAGTGTAATAGGAAACGTCCTGGCAGCTCCCCATCTCAGTGCGGCTAGGACGCCGTCGCTTCCGGGCGGCGATCCCGCGGTCTTGTCACCTTTTGCAATTCGCAGCCGAAACTGCCTCCCCCCGGCGTCCGTTGCCTCGACGCCGGCAGGTTGGGCACACGTTCCATCTAGGAGACGCTTTAATGGCCTCACGACGTCGCATTGTCGCTTGTCTAGCCCTCTTCTCTGCTTGCATCGTGGCTGGAAACAGCGCCTCGACTCGCGCCGCCGTCCTCTACGACGAGGACTTCACTGGCCTGCCGTCGTCGACGCTCAACGGCCAAGCTCCCGACGTCGACAACAACGGCGGCCTGAACGCCTGGGCGGCCCACACCAACTACACCGCCGACGGCAACATGACCCCCGTGACCGGCGGTACGGGGGCTTTCCTGCCGTTCATCCCGGCTGCTGGCAACGTCTACACCCTGTCGGCAAGCCTGACGGGCGTCACCGGCAACACCAACTGGGTGGCCATCGGCTTCGCCGAAGGCATTCCGGCGAACACCGCCACGACGGCTGGCAACGACTATCGGTTCCTTAGCGGTGCGGGCGTCGGCAAGGCCTGGATGCTGTTCCGCGGTCAAAGCACTTCGGCGACCACCAAGAACCAAACCCAGCGCGGCGACGCGAACACCGGCACCTTCGCCGCCAATCAGCTCGATTGGCTCGGCACGGAAATGTACGCCGGCGACATCGACCTGAAGATCGTCCTCGACACGACTGCCGCGTACAACGTGACGTTCTACGCCAAGCGTCCGGCCGACGTTGCTTACACGCAGGTTTCGCCCAGCAATCTGCCGCTCACCGCCACCGACATCGGCTCCGTCGGCTTCGCGACGAGCGCCGCCGCGAATGTGATCGACGCGAAGATCACCAACTTCACCCTCGAAACCACCGGCCAGGTCTTTATCCTCGGCGACGTCGACGGCAACGGCGCCGTCAACGCGCTGGATTTCAACATTATCCGCGACAACCTGTTCACGAACGTCACCACTCGCTCGCTCGGCGACCTCAATAGCGACGGCGTGGTGAATTTTAGCGACTTCCGCATTTGGAAGAGCGTCGCCAGCGCTGAAGTGATTGCAAGCATCGGTTCGTTCGGCGTTCCAGAGCCCTCGACGGCAGGGCTCGCCATTGTCGCCGTTACGGCGTTAACGACGTTTCGGCGTCGGATGACGTGCGAGGCCTAGTCGGCTTTCGCTCTGCGGTGCAACGACCTCTGAACCGACTTCTTGCAACACTCAAGTGCGGAGCTCACTCATGAAACTGTTCACTCTGGCAAAGCAAGGAGGGTTCGCAGCGATGATCTGCGCTCTCCTCGCCTCTGCCGCAAACGCCCAGGTAGCCGGCGTTGTTAACTACTGGCAGCAGCCGACAGGCAATTGGTCGACTCCTGCGAATTGGAGCGCTGGATCTGTACCAGACGCCAACCTCAATGAATTTGCGGTCATCGGCGGGACTTTGGCGACTCCCGCCGCGGGCGTCGCGACGGGTTCAGCCGTCGTCAATTCGAATTCTTTGCCGAGCATCGGCGGCCTCGTTCTTGGTTTGGCCGTTAATAACTCGGGCACGCTGCAAATCGCCAGCGGCGGCGCGCTTGACGTCATCGACAATCCCTTCGAAGGCGACGGCAGCATCACCGTCGGCTCTGCCGGCATTGGCGCCCTCAGCGTTGATCGCGGCGGCTCGCTCAGTGGACTCCGCTTCGCTGTAAGCAGCGCGACGGCAAGTTCGTTGACGCTCGGCAGCCTTGCTGGCGCCGGAAATGCGACTGTTAACGTTCAGACGGCAACGTTGGGCCGAACGACGCGCGTTATCGGTCCGAACGTCAATTTCACGGCCGCCGACTCGATTGGACTCCAAAGCAACAGCACGTTTATTGCGCAGATCACCGGCGCCGCAGTCGCAGGCGGCACGAGCCACTCGGCCCTCAAGGCCAATACGGTCGGTATGAACGGCACGCTCGCGTTGGAGTTCGCCGCGGGGATCACGCCGACCATCGGGAACGTCTGGAACTTGTTCGACGTCAACAACGTCGCCGGCGAATTTGCCGCTATCGACGCTTCGAAAGCGAAGGATCTTCCGCTCGGCCAGATCTTCGCCACTCGGACGCAAGCCGGCGGCACGAACGGCAAGCTTGTTCAACTGGGCATCGAGCAGCGACTGGTGCTCAACGTCAACCGCGGCACCGGCGCCGTTTCGATCAGCAATCCCGGCGCCTCGGCGATCGCGCTCGACGGCTTCTCGGTTTCGTCGACGACCCTCGGCGCGTTGAACTTGGCGAACTTCACTCCCGTCGGCGGAACTTGGCAAACGGCCAATTCCTCGGCGAACCGGATCAGCCAGCTGAATCCGAGCGGTACGCTCAACCTTGCCGGCGGCGGGTCGCAGGCCCTGGGCAACGTGTTCCAGGCCCCGACGCCAGTCGCTCTCGGCGACGCCACTGAAGACCTCGCCTTCACCTACACCGACGGCGGCGTCACGCGCACCGGCGTCATCAACTACATCGGCTCCCAGAAGGTCAACAACCTGACGCTGCTCGTCGATCCGGCGACCGGTCAGACGCAGATTCGCAACACGTCGAACTTCCCGATCTCGCTCGACGGCTACACGGTCGCCTCGACGTTCGGCGCCCTCGACACCGCTCAGTGGAGCAGTCTCGACGACCAGAACGCCGCCGGCGGCGATTGGCAGGAAGCCAACGTCAACGTCAACCGCATCTCGGAGCTCAAGTTTGGCGGATCGGTCAATCTCTCGACGAACCAGTCGCTGCCAATCGGCAGCGCTTACAACGAGACCTCCGGTAAGAAAGACCTGACGTTCCAGTTCCTCCTCAGCGGCGAAGCGACGGCCCGCACCGGCGCCGTGGTTTACGGCACGATCACCGCGCCTTCGGTTCCCGGCGACTTCGACGGCAACGGCTTGGTCAACGCCGCCGACCTGACGAAGTGGAAGAGCGACTACGGCGTCAACGCGAACTCCGACGCCAACGGCGACGGCAAGAGCGACGGCGCCGACTTCCTGATCTGGCAACGCAATTTCGGCGCTGGCGCTGCGACGGTGGCTTCGGCCGCCGTTCCGGAACCGTCGACGGCCGCGTTGCTGCTCTGCTGCCTCGTCGCCGCGAAGTGCGGCACGGCGGCGAGAAGACGCGGGTAAGAACGCCAGCCTGAATCGCGAACAGAGAAGGGCGTCGACTTTCCGTACTGACACCTTGAGGAGTGCGTCTAATGAAAACCCTGTTCCTGGCGCTGCTACTGACGGTCGGGGGCGCAGCCCTCGCCGACGGCGCCACGATTTACAGCCATAACTTCGGCGGCAGCAACGCGGCGCCGCTGCACGGCGTGGCGCCCGACGTCGACAACAACGGCGGGACGAACGCGTGGGCAGCCTACTCGGGATTTAAGGCAGACGGCACGTACGCGACGAACATTCAACGCGGAGCATTCCTGCCGTTTACGCCTGCCGCGGGAAACGTTTATGCGTTGGACGCTTCGTTCAGCGTCAATTTGTCGGCGTCAAATACCTGGGTCGCCCTGGGCTTCGCGAAGACGGTTCCTGCCAACGTCGAAGGAGCGATTAATCGATTCGTCGAAGGCGATAGCATTGGCCGCGCTTGGACGTTGATTCGCACCACGACCGCCGTCAATCAACAGTTCGTCGGCGGCGGCACGGCTGGCGCGTCGAACTGGGCTGCGGCGGGCCCCTCGGGCGGCGGCAGCTACGACGTGCGGATTGTCCTCGATACGACGGCTCCGACTTACACGGCCACTTTTTACGCAAAGCGCCCTGCCGACGTCGCTTACACCCAGGTGTCGTCCGGAGCGCTCAATCTGACGGCCGCCGACATTGGCGCCGTTGGTTTTGCTCAGAACAACGGCGCCGTCACGGCGAAGATTTCAAAATTCAGTCTCACCTCGATTCCCGAGCCGGCGTCGCTGACGATCGGCATAGGCGGAATCATGGCCGTCGTCGCGGCGTCGCGGCGGCGGAAATAGTCAACGAGTCAGCGTAAGTCGACCGTCGCCCCCGGTTGGGGGCAGCCAGGGGCGGCGTCGGCTTGCGAATAGTTACAGTCGAGAGCCGCGGCGTCGTCGCGGATATCACAACGGAACGTCCCCCAGCGTCCGAGGATAGGAAGATGAAACGTCGCGTCGCAGGATTCACGCTCGTCGAGCTGTTGGTGGTCATCGCCATCATCGGGGTCTTAGTCGCCCTACTGCTCCCCGCCGTCCAGGCCGCCCGCGAAGCGGCTCGCCGGTCGCAGTGCATTAATAACCTGCGCCAAGTCGGCCTTGGGCTGCTTGGAGTCGAGGACGCCAAGAAGCGTTTCCCGGCGGCGCGCAAGGGTTGCGAGGGCGCCACCGGCGTGACTGCCTTCGACGGCGTCGACTGCAGTTCGCGCAAGAGTTCCAAAGGTATGGAGATGGCTGGCAGCGGCGCGAGTGGACTGGTCTTTATTCTTCCGTACGTTGAACAACAAGCACTCTACAATTTGCTGCAGCCCGAACAATTTCCCCTCTGGTCGGCCACGACGGGTGCAACTGATTGGATTGTTGACGTGGGAGTCCAACAAGGCGTGCGGCAACGCCCAGACTTAATGGCTTGTCCATCGGATAGCGACAATAAGGAATTCGCCGAGTATGTCCACGTCGCACCGGCTCGCTATCAATACGCCACCGGTAGCTATGCCTTGTGCTCTGGCAGCGTGACTTCGCTTAATAAGTCAGGAGCTAACCCTCTCCTGTCTCCGACTCCGGCATTGGATTACAAGTGGAACGGCGACGGCGTCTTTTTTTACGCACGTCAGATGAAGGGAGCCGAAATATCGGACGGACTTAGCAACACAATTTTCGCTGGTGAAGTCATTAACGGTTACGGAGAGACGGCGATTGACGGAAAAGTCGTTAATTCCAACATCTGGACGAACGGCAATCGCTGGAACTCGTGCATGCGAACGACGGCCACGCAAATCAACTCCATTCCCGGCGAGCCAGGCGGCGTCGGCGGCGTGATCGACGTGGCTGGCAATCGCACCAACGGCGGCTTCGCTAGTCGCCATGCCGGGGGCGCCGTCTTCGTCTTTGGCGACGCTCATGCCACGTTCCTGAATGAGGGCATCGACGCGAGTGCCTACATGTACCTCTCGACTCGTGCTGACAGCGACATCGCGGTGGTCAATTAAATTCGAGGCCCGGCAAGTCTCGTTGCGGCGGTTAGTCTCTCGCGTTATTACGACAGACGTTCCCAGAACCTAAACGGATAGCAGTGTGTTTGCGTACCAGTTGAGATCATCGCTCCTCCTTGCCATCCTGGCATGCTGCCTGCTCGGATGCGGCGACGGCCGGCCGACGCGGGTTCCCATTTCGGGAAAAATCACCGTCGATGGGCAGCCGTTGAAGTTCGGCGTCATCGTTTTCAAGCCAGCGACAGGCCGCGCATCTAGCGGCCGTTTGGATGCCGACGGTCGCTATGTTCTGTCAACTTATGATCGCGGGGATGGCGCCATCGCTGGCGACTACACCGTCACGATTTCAGGGAATGAACAGCTGAGCGAAACCTCTCATCGCTGGCACGCTCCGAAGAAATACAGCGATCCCACCGCGTCGGGGCTGACCGCCACCGTCGAGAGCCCCCGCGACGACCTCAACTTCGAACTTACCTGGGACGGCGGCAAGCCGTTCGTCGAGAAGTTCTAAGTTGCGTAAAGAACCCGCACGCACCCTAGCCCCGGGCTCCGCCCGGGGGTGGCTCTCTACGCCGGTAGACTTTGCTGCGCGTAGGGCCGCTTGAAGACGCTTCAGCTAACGATACCGCAAGTGGATCTAAGAAACAAAACCGTCTGGTCCCCTCCCCTCGATGGGGAGGGCTAGGGAGGGGTGGCGAAGCAGGTACCAGCGTTCCACCCCCTCCCCAACCCTCCCCTCAAGGGGGAGGGAGCCGGAAGATAATCCTTTGCTCGACCTCTCATGCAGCTCCGCGGAATGAAGCCCACTCACTCACGACGATCAGCAGTGCGCTTCGCCGCGCTCCGCAAGTTCCGCCCGCTACTGTTGGCTGCAGGCGCGCTCGGCGTATGCTCCGCCCCAGCCGCTCGCGCGGAGAACTTCGTCACCCGCAGCATCATCCAGGACGACAACCCCGCGACGAACGACTTCGCCCGCGCGAACACTAATATCAACGCCGTCCCCATCAAGCGCAACGCGCTCACCACGGTCGGCGATTACCAGTTCACCAGCTACTACCAGCAAGACGGCAAGATCGCCATCGGTCGCCGCCGCACCGGCCAATCGACCTGGGATATTTTTCGCACCGAGTTCACCGCCTATAACATCAACGACGATCACGACATCAGCAGCATCGGGATCGACGGCGACGGCATCTTCCACATGTCGTGGGGCATGCACTCGAACAACTTCCTCTACACCAAGTCGACCTCGTCGGTCCTCAATTCGAATCCGATCAACCTCATCGGCGGCTCCGTCGGCAACGCCGCGGCGCCCAACTCGATGACTGGCCTCTACAACACGGCCGTCACTTATCCCGACTTTTACAACCTCCCCGACGGCGACCTGCTCTTCGCCTACCGTAACGGCGCCTCCGGCAGCGGCGACTATCGCATGCGTCGCTACGACACCGCGACCGACTCGTGGAGCGAACTCGGCGCCGGCGCCAACGACATTTGGATTGGCAAGAACGCTCCCGGCAGCACTTCGCCCGACGTCAACGCGTATCCCAACGAACTCGCCTTCGGCCCCAACGGAGAGATGCACGCCACCTGGACCTGGCGCACCGGCGGCGACACGACCACCGGCGAACCTGGTTTTCAAACCAATCACAATATCAACTACGCTCGCTCGAACGACTATGGCGCCACCTGGACCAACATGGCCGGCGTCCCGTACACGACGCCGATCTATGAATCGAATGCCGAGGTCGCGATCAATCTGCCCGAAGGAAGCAGCCTGATCAACACCACGGCGATGGCCGTCGACAAACTCGGCCAGCCGGTGCTCGCCACCTGGTACGCCCCCGGCGCCCCGCAAGGAGACCACGCTCGGCAGTACATGTTCGCCTGGTACGATCAGTCGCAATCGCAGTGGAAGACCTCGCAGATCAGCCACCGCACGATCGACGGCCCCGAGAAAACGACCGAGGCCGTCGTCCGGGACATGGCTCGGCCGATCG
This sequence is a window from Lacipirellula parvula. Protein-coding genes within it:
- a CDS encoding AraC family transcriptional regulator — translated: MQDFHHYLPVNDDAMNWGAYLTSAGKMTIAPKQSYPPKGHPAVYHFDWRRGRVLPEFALVFISEGAGTFETEQAGAQQFREPTAIFLFPGVWHRYRPEPSTGWTERWICFNGEIAHRLANLGLLSPQKPLSRVRATAKLTAQFDALLEQVVSNPIQNSILLSLHGLGLVADALQALAPSAGEAVAGPQGAEQGLEDPITRQAMEIIWTHSHRPISVNDIAKQLPITRRTLDRRFTAATGRSVLDEINACRVSRAKRLLVETTLPIKTVSYLAGFSSVERMRVLFVEQEGASPSVYRQERTQHSPAEAANS
- a CDS encoding right-handed parallel beta-helix repeat-containing protein is translated as MLAVYFERMDNDDQFVSYHAVANTHYASGPRISYDGVDGYDGDPVLQAGGGFAQVSDIAGQVIQERSGLASNLTGFGAFVFVPTVVAAYQVAAVVDGNANFWAFTGSGVDPQLAIGGGLFQLVNDDFLLEPGATFTFHGTMLLAAYGSDSVGGSGGGQLSMEVRASAGGQYVTATIFDGISTSDPADETWQANSNIPGESGDLGSHTLEKYVDFEITGLTHGSNVDLEVRIHDENDFGAGGLFSGTAISNWDIVSAIWGYATKDGSGGGPPGGPGGGDVNGDGEVNIDDYELWEQGWRGEGIIGRPTYVQGDLNRDGVVDEADLAEIANAMVSSGTQNVYIVSSSGDGVDANRTFGNLTLREALAMSSASAGSNDLILFAPSVSSIGLSGSELSVAADVEIRGPGASQLTIDAGGASRVFKVNAGVGATISGLTVTDGGSVSTGGGILNNGSLTLDSVVVSGNTTTAGGYGGGILTQNGLTGNASLWLTNSTVDGNHAAVGSGLYLSVGGGDVEIAGSTISNNVGLGLGASTYSAGGGLAADSTNTGSIEIKNSTFSGNQALYSGAIRLQNSLAPFTMVNSTVAYNIGDESGGLQRLNNTSDPVLHNTIISENKEYTTSAKKDIYGSVDATNSTFNLIGSGGAGGLVNNTNNNIVLTSLQNAGLAPLGDYGGKTKTHALLTASLAVDKGSNDVALAYDQRGLPREFNLPLNANGSDGYRDIGAFEANNSLVLTVRVDYDRSNAISYVEDLSIREALYLSRQLAGVERIEFAPELFDSGPLTITLGATLGSSHDFALVGPGPDKLIFDGDGNQVFIVGGAVTLEGFTVTGGEADFGGGILSGGSVTLRDLVVEANESTDLGGGIYNVGSLTLDGVRVVGNIAVNGGGGVYSTGNLTVLNSEVSDNSLTQWFGNGGGIYHSRDLGGSIAILNSTISGNTAVSGGGGYGGGVYIGLTDGDYDATDAVIINSTISANGADFGSGLYTDQLMGVARPVLVHNTIIVDNAWDVDIEGLALDASSSHNLVRAGYDGGLSGLGNIILSSLDSSGVKDLDYYRTNKIRTHALTVDSPAVDAADDAIALLWGLTEDQRGFDRSVDYWTGDDLTDIGALELLFIEEYWS
- a CDS encoding dockerin type I domain-containing protein, with translation MASRRRIVACLALFSACIVAGNSASTRAAVLYDEDFTGLPSSTLNGQAPDVDNNGGLNAWAAHTNYTADGNMTPVTGGTGAFLPFIPAAGNVYTLSASLTGVTGNTNWVAIGFAEGIPANTATTAGNDYRFLSGAGVGKAWMLFRGQSTSATTKNQTQRGDANTGTFAANQLDWLGTEMYAGDIDLKIVLDTTAAYNVTFYAKRPADVAYTQVSPSNLPLTATDIGSVGFATSAAANVIDAKITNFTLETTGQVFILGDVDGNGAVNALDFNIIRDNLFTNVTTRSLGDLNSDGVVNFSDFRIWKSVASAEVIASIGSFGVPEPSTAGLAIVAVTALTTFRRRMTCEA
- a CDS encoding DUF1559 domain-containing protein, with the protein product MKRRVAGFTLVELLVVIAIIGVLVALLLPAVQAAREAARRSQCINNLRQVGLGLLGVEDAKKRFPAARKGCEGATGVTAFDGVDCSSRKSSKGMEMAGSGASGLVFILPYVEQQALYNLLQPEQFPLWSATTGATDWIVDVGVQQGVRQRPDLMACPSDSDNKEFAEYVHVAPARYQYATGSYALCSGSVTSLNKSGANPLLSPTPALDYKWNGDGVFFYARQMKGAEISDGLSNTIFAGEVINGYGETAIDGKVVNSNIWTNGNRWNSCMRTTATQINSIPGEPGGVGGVIDVAGNRTNGGFASRHAGGAVFVFGDAHATFLNEGIDASAYMYLSTRADSDIAVVN